The Siniperca chuatsi isolate FFG_IHB_CAS linkage group LG9, ASM2008510v1, whole genome shotgun sequence genome includes a region encoding these proteins:
- the mboat1 gene encoding lysophospholipid acyltransferase 1, which translates to MGERADTAFNTTGSKWLLPVSEYLGFPLDQVNFLACQLFALTAAFWFRLYLSPSHANPLVRHAVATLLGIAFLIFCFGWYSAHILTVVVASYLIIIKADINNVHRYSMVTAMGYLTACQVSRVFIFNYGILSTDFSGPLMIVTQKITTLAFHLHDGMCKKSDQLTPEQKLLAINVRPSLIEYLSYNLNFLSVLVGPCNNYKDYIDFIAGRHISRRLRQHSWTCNGQNGYDKTPDPSPLNAVCWKLLVCCGCMLFFLTVTRSLPITYNVDPHFVSHAPFLTRLTYAFFSIQAARPKFYFAWTLADAVNNAAGYGFLGMNENGKPSWDLICNLDILRIETATSFKTFIDNWNIQTGIWLKTVCYDRAPKHRLPLTFILSALWHGVYPGYYFTFITAIPITMAARTVRKSVRHYFLGFRGLKLGYDILTWAATQLAICYTVMPFLLLAVEPTLVYYRSMYFHVHIISILAAITLHWKHKPREPSATIKTFSPASSSSSCSAQCQPVHSNNNDKVD; encoded by the exons gtGAATTTTTTGGCGTGCCAGCTGTTTGCCCTGACTGCTGCCTTCTGGTTCCGTCTCTACCTCAGTCCTAGCCATGCCAATCCCCTGGTCAGGCACGCTGTGGCCACTCTCCTTGGCATTGCCTTTCTCATCTTCTGCTTTGGATG GTACTCAGCACACATCCTGACAGTGGTGGTTGCAAGCTACTTGATAATCATCAAAGCTGACATCAACAATGTACACAG GTATTCCATGGTGACGGCTATGGGCTACTTGACAGCGTGCCAAGTGAGCAGAGTCTTCATTTTTAACTATGGAATACTGTCCACTGACTTCTCTGG GCCTCTGATGATTGTAACCCAGAAGATCACCACACTGGCCTTTCATCTCCATGACG GTATGTGTAAGAAATCTGATCAGCTGACCCCAGAGCAGAAGCTTTTGGCTATAAA TGTGAGGCCTTCTCTCATCGAGTACCTGAGTTACAATCTGAACTTCCTGAGTGTCTTGGTGGGACCATGCAATAACTATAAGGACTACATAGATTTCATAGCAGGCAGACACATCAGCAGGAGGCTCAGGCAGCACTCTTGGACGTGTAATGGGCAGAATGGTTATGATAAGACACCGGACCCATCACCTCTG AATGCTGTCTGTTGGAAATTGTTGGTCTGCTGCGGCTGTATGCTGTTCTTCCTCACTGTGACTCGGTCCTTGCCGATAACGTACAACGTGGACCCCCACTTTGTCAGCCACGCCCCCTTCCTCACCAGGCTCACCTACGCTTTCTTCTCCATACAAGCAGCAAGGCCCAAATTCTACTTCGCCTGGACACTAG CTGATGCAGTCAATAACGCTGCAGGTTATGGTTTTTTGGGGATGAATGAAAATGGAAAGCCATCTTGGGACCTTATCTGCAACCTCGACATCTTGAGGATTGAG ACCGCAACCAGCTTCAAGACATTTATAGACAACTGGAATATTCAAACAGGAATTTGGCTCAAGAC GGTGTGTTATGACCGAGCCCCCAAGCACAGGTTGCCGTTGACCTTTATTCTGTCTGCCCTGTGGCACGGTGTTTATCCAGGGTACTATTTCACCTTCATCACTGCCATCCCTATCACCATGGCAGCACGGACT GTACGGAAGTCTGTTCGCCATTACTTCCTGGGCTTCAGAGGCTTGAAGCTGGGATATGACATCTTAACTTGGGCAGCCACCCAGCTGGCCATCTGCTACACGGTCATGCCTTTTCTACTTCTTGCAGTAGAACccactttggtttattacaG GTCTATGTACTTCCACGTGCACATCATTAGCATTCTGGCTGCGATCACCCTGCATTGGAAACACAAACCCAGGGAACCCTCTGCGACCATCAAAACGTTTTCCCCcgcctcctcctcgtcttcgTGCTCAGCCCAGTGCCAGCCTGTTCACTCCAACAACAATGACAAAGTAGACTGA